Within the Manduca sexta isolate Smith_Timp_Sample1 chromosome 19, JHU_Msex_v1.0, whole genome shotgun sequence genome, the region ATctaatatagtaattttaatgtaaataagttttattcatATGGCATGTAGGTACCTAGTTTCAATAAAACGAGTTTGAAACAGAGAAAACCAACTTACAACAAAAATGAtttgctaaaaaaaaattacatgtacTAATGAGGATGTAGTATGTCGCCACTAACATAGTGTATGTGTATGTTAGGCCGCAGGAATGATCTGAGCCCTAAACCCTTatagtagtataggaggcctgTTCCCACACtgggatattataatataatgctaGTGTAATTAAATGAATGTAAGTGCTGTTTAACTATTCTTGATTAGtgtagtttttatattcatcagtggtgtgaaattttctaaaaaggaGTCGGACACaaaatatagttactaatatgcatggatatgtTTGCAAAAGGATCTggtgataattaaattctatataaattttatatgaaagcgAGCCAAAAGGTATATGGACCCTTAGTCACTATGATattcatagaaataaattttattgtttcattttattaaaattataatttatttacaggaAAATCCTGATATCCCTGAATCAGCAGCTAGCTTCACAGAAAGACCAAATGTgagtttataaagtaatttcatatataaatattattttaaaaattgcaacTGAAAATGTGACTTTTGAATTTCAATGTCTATATTTCAACACATTATaatgagtatttttataaagttttggGATGGCTGCTGTGATGTTAAATTAATcactataagttttatttatgtgttaatattataattattactaacttTGGATACAACAAAATTCtactaaatttatatatttttttattataattatattttcagacATGTCCACTCTGTAATTCAACAGTGAAGCTGTTCTACATAAATTTTACTGAGAAGATATTTATGTGTGAAAACACAGACTGTGAGTATCCCTTTGGTCATGAAGACATCAAGTTTTACAAGTATGGCCAAGATCTCCAGATAGCTGACGATGTATCTAGCAATAAGAGTAGGAACACAGCATCAGTTGCGGCATCTACAATATCATCATCAGCATGGGCAGACATTGAGCAAATGAATAAGATATATGAATCTGAGGAATGTCAGTTTGATACAAAGGCAACTGAATCAAAAGAAAagaacattaaaacaaaattggaaAAAGAAATCGAAGCACAGTTGAGcaaaaatgttgcaaatataAAAGAACTTACAAAGGAACTGTCTGAAACAGCAGCGGAGAAAGGCCATTGTATTAAGAATGAAAAATGGCTTAAAAACCTGATGAATAAACAGACATCGGGAATGAAACTGTTAAGGCAAGGGGAAATAACAAAGCTCAAGAAAACAGAATTGGCTCTTGGTGCAACTGAATTGAAAATTGATATTGATCcatctaaaaataatgtttcatcaATTACAATCAATCTGACTAACCAATAGATCAccttaaatatacttttatgttttaaatttgtgatactagttctaatatattttttacgaatatgatattgttaagttatattgttttgtattaaagtatttttttcatgcTCTACTGGcatgattttttgtattttattgataagaaaagaaaaacattttattaagtacAAAGCACAAAATGCTATGTCTATTACTTTTTCCTAGGGtgattatgtaatattttatcactaatatatttttttatctataatcaATGATATGAATAAATCATTGTCTATGGTATTAGTGGGTTTTTGTTAAATACAAGTGGtgctaaaattcaaaattcaattttgAGTATCAATAAAGTCTGTGTAAACAAACTTATAATTCTCAATACTCATATGGTGTTCAACATTGGTATGTTCTATATACCCACTTTCCAAGTCATAGACAATCTATAATTGCTAGCTATGTAAGGTCTACTGAATAAAATTttggaaatgtttttataagttacttaataataattagatattttttgtaagtacctgataaataaaataaattaaaaaaatacttatgtgCATTGACCTAAGTAATatcctaaatattttaactaagtaTTACTTCTttgccatttttttaaatattcttttctgATTATGCATTTAGATTGATGTACTGCGCAACAACGACTATAAGTGTAATACGACATAAATGTGTGAGTattcataagaaataaaaagattcccgccatttttatttatggtttttgtTACGAATTAAAAATGGCGGGCGCGGAAGGTGACTGCGTTAATTGAAAGTGAAATGAAACTGTTTACACACTTGCATCCGGCAATGCAGTGATATTACCAGATTTCTCCGCTCTCAATTAGGGTTCATTGCGTGCAGTTGATCTCAGAGGACATAAATACTATGATTTACATAATTGTTAACAAAATGCGGGGCGGCACAAACTGAGTGGCCTAAACTtagcaaaaatatatatcctaaCTACTGTACACAATAACGAATTTACTGCCTAAAGTGCTGCTCATCTAGAGAATATGATTTTGGGGGCTTTATAGATCCAGGAAATAGGACTGAAAGTCGTCTGTTCTTTGAGTTATTGCACTATATTGCAAAAGCAAGTATTGTCTAAAGACGTCAGAGGTTGCGCAAAGCCCTGTAGTATCTATGTACTTTATATTGCAGAGTTCTTGATGgtggtgttgctattgttttgTGCAGGCGCAGAGCTTAGGTACAATCAGATAAGCGGCTCAGCTTgtcatttaattgtataaaagtcgaaaactttttttaagtaatttaccTTTATTATATTGCCTAGGATAGAAATTCACTGCGCTAGATTTAGAGGAAAGTGTATGGCGGGGAAAAAAATGTTTCCACGGCAGTTTCTCCCTGGGCGCTAAAATTTTATCGGTTGGCCAAGAACTTAATAGCTTTTCAAAACACAAAATAGtttgtattcatattttgagtttatttcgttgtaaaattatgttttttcgCTGTACCTAGTGTGAGTACCTATTACTGTTTTTAAAAGAGTTTCTTATCCGTTTTTTGGTGGAACCTTGCTTTTTGTATCTTAGCGGTAgagtaaacatttataaatctaaatacCTAAtcgttttataaacataaaagtcttttacgaattttatggcggtgtttatattataattttttcccgccAAAGACTGCAGCCTAAATAAGtccccctcgtgaccatgaatagttttatttcaacgttcgtaaacataagaaatcacgaTGAGATatcattaatcattttataggttcactatattatttttattttcatatttattgcaaaatattgccAAGTAAATTTAGAGTATGTTTACCGAGCAGTTTCATTGATCATAACTAAGTACCTATTCTGGTCTAGATCTAAGCATGACTATGTGTTGCAGGAAGGGGGTGCGCCAGGATGTATTGCAGTCACTTGAACTTGACTTTCCCTGCGATACCTGATGCCGCACCGGCTGTATGCGTCGAATTTATTGCTTTATCACTTATttgttttgctcgcggctctgctTGCTTAATATACTTTTTTCGAATAAAGTTCCCGTTGTGTTAATTCAGGTAATGTTTCATATGTGTggcaaatttaatccaaatttgGTATACATTTGCCACACAGATATGATTTCATCTATAGTATTGGCTAGCAAACGAGTAACTAAACTAGAAATCAAGGAAATCAGGTGTACCAGGTTTAAAAAAACCCTATAAGATTTCTGTATAACTTACTCATTATAAAAAGCCCAAAAGACAGTGGCACTACCTCGGTTGACCACAAATACGCATACATCCCGGCTCTACGATGTCTTGACAATTCGTCGCATACGGCCAGAGTTTGCAATCGAGTCAGGCCCAAGTCCCCGTCGTAAGCAAAGCTTATATATGATGCCGCGGCTCGCTCTCATCTTACTTTCGTTTTGGTTTGCCCGCAGATGGGTTTTTAGTGTtctgtgatgtgtgtttgtctTTGATTTCAAGGTACCtactttttatgtaaattcCCGGCATATCTAAACAAGTTCGATcgtcagaaaattaaaaaaaaattattgctttaacagaagatttaatttattgtggaGTTTTTTATATTAGGCTAAGTCGAAGGAGTGcaagatatgaaaaaataatttatttttatttaacgatAAATTAGATAATCAAGCCAATAAAACGCCTGATAGTAAGTCATCATCCGTGCTCatgaaaaagtaataaaaaataaaaaataaaataaaaattctttattcatcacgtaggcgaacatagttgcacttatgataagtcaaggtacatgagaatatttaattattacttaattagattagcttatataaacaaagacaatttatattgaaaataaaataaatgaaaaatatataaaaaaaaaataacagcctATTACCCGAGGAATCATGAAGTGCGGACTTAATTGTAAGGCTTGATAccaatgattatattttagaatCCAACAATTTTCATACTATTAGCCAAAAGACGTTTTTAGTTTAGTGTTTGTGACTTTCAGATGCACTGGTTAATAATTTGCATACTCGTGACGTACATTTCCGGCGGCGGTGGAGTTACTAAAGCATcaggtttgtttattttttaatatctatattagtGCACCGAAATTTCCCCGATGTATTTAGCACCTAGACAACGTACACTTGGTGAAAATGTCGCTGCAGTTCCAACAGTCACACTtcgggatcagccagtgtagGCAGTCAGTAAGAATGTTAAGATATCCCGACGAGTTTTCACAGCTTAGTCAATATATAATGCGATGCCAACCAGGTTGACTTTAAAGTCTTTTCTTATAAGTCCGTAGTTACTATACCTCTAATCTCTATCCTTAGAGTTTACTATAATTACTGTCTATGCACTTACGAGAAAATTGTAATCTGCTCTGTAATAAGTAGTAGGTGTAATAAGTaacattcaaattcaaaagttataataaaaatatctgtaaatagttataaataatttacagaaaAAGGGAGGAAAGAAACATTCGATGTTGTTAAAAAATTGCCTATCACTTGTTCATAACTTGTAGATACTAGAcacaataactaattatatattttttatgctctGCAAACTTAAATAGCAAcgtataaacaatgtttaactAGTTTCCTTGTATTTTCTCTCACAGTCAAGTGCGGAATACTTTTTAGTCTCATTGACATAACAAGATCTAAACTCACGCCTTCTAGTGAGAGAAAGTCCTGAGTTTTTGCTACTCAACTAACCaggtctataaaaatatagtaggaGTTTTAGTTAAAGCTGATGTAGTTAGTGAAATTTCCTTTGAAATCTTTAGAAcatgctagtggtaggatatattttatatccgcccggagagcgaccaccatatacaaggtgttaaaacccgccatagtggcccacgtaagtgtgtcgcgttacgggataagcctgtgtatatctggttccaataggTCGCCATAATTGTATAGACTGCCGAGGGATagttatctctcgtcagtcgatgttCTATTGGATCCTacccacttactatcagatgcagtggggtcatatttccatgcaagtataaaaaaggaTTATTAAGTTCCATTGcctttagttttaaattacgaTGGATAAATGATCTTGTTAACCTTTCGAGTGGAACTGATTTTATCATGCCTTTCAAGCTTTTGGTTGAACTAAGCATTAGGTTCCTATAGTGAAGACGTTAATGGCAGTTTCTAGAGACGGTTTTGTGGGAGTCGAGAACTATAAACACTATCAAAGGTCTCGaaatatgtattgaaattatGATTTAGAAATCATCCTATGATTTGTGTCTATGTAGAGGTAGGAACCAAAGCGTCTCGTTGTTACTTCCCAAGTGGTTCATCAAGCGCTACGTCAACGAAGCTGTGAATCAAATTAGGtaatatcttatttaaaatactcaaCTATAATTGTATATCATAATTGTTTGAtagcatattaaaattatcaatatgtTGAAAATTCCTGAAATCTTAAACTAGCATCAGGTAGCCGACGATTTCTAACTACAGACTGAGAGGACATTATTTATGGCAAACTGTTGGAATTTTCCGTGATTTGAAACCAACAAATTCCGCTTCTGCTATACTGTTCAAATTCTAacgtagtataaaacaaagtcacctaTTACGTCTGTTTctctaaacgcgataaactcaaaaacaacaGATATCAATGAAATATGGTATGGGGATGGTTCAAGTCTCTGGGAACAACATAGGCTCTTCTTTATCCgtgaaaaatatatagagggAGTTTCACcaggaaaactttttcacgaaggcgaagccgcgagcaaaagctagtaaaattataaacattaacccccttattcatagacgttttttatctaacgaccgagtaaggctgtgataacaagtctgtttctcagtgctgacggcatggcagtcttcgcagtgcgtagacgtagggccgttttgattggctaatattgaaatacaacaataataaccagtctcaacggccctatgtctatttctcagtgccgttgggcactgagaaacaggcttgttatcacagctttactccgtccttagataaaaaacgtttatgaataagggggtaagcgTATAAACATGGTTACgtatatttcattacaaaaatgTATCTACGCCGTAACTCTACCGAAGCTTGTGGAATAATACAAGGTAAAATCGTCTCTACAGATCATCAAGCATATTCCCCTACAACAATacgactgcctcagtggcgtagttgtattacggtacaactgtaGTTCgagttctcgggttcgatccccgggtcgggcaaagtgatattgggttcttctactcagtgtcagcccAGGCTTTGGAATTTATGTCAgaaatggcgatagactcgtctTCAAAACATGGGATAAAATACGCGCGGCGAAAGTTGGATGCACCAGGTCCGTCTTAGCCTACTCTTGCTAAGAGGggtgagtgtgtatgtgtgtgtaatatGACAGGAGAGAGACCTAGCAACGTAACTCTAAATTGTCATTTTACGACACATGATCGTCTTTATGATACAAAGCATACATGCGTATAACGTAACCGATACTTGTTTGTGCACTTTCTTGCGGAGTATCGAGTCATCGTAAATTCTTTTATTACGCTGTGGAGTATTGAGTCTCATCCGCGTGGAAAGCGATTTTAATAACACTTTCACGTCAACGTGTCTGAATTTTGCTCGTCATTCTTATTTAATAGGATTTTGCAATTGAAACTATTGcgtaagttttgttttttatactagCTTGCGTTCAGAGATATGTTCGCgtatttttcgttataaaagtagtgtaAACTATAGTAATAGAATTTTGCGATTCGTATAATTTGCCGACACCGACAGAATCGAACCTGCGCGTTTTACCAATCGACTAAACGGCCACTGCGCCACGGATGATAGACACTATCGATTTATTTTCTGAAGTTTACTTGCGATAAcgcgaataaatattataaaagaaatatgttacattattacgtgtataaataagaaaatatcgTGCTACCAGTCGCTAAAGATAATGACTGCGGTTTTGTTTACCGCAGCGAGACAAATTACTTATCTGTTATGTCACTAAACTTGATTGagttagaatttaaaaaaaaaatgcactcTCAGAGAAACATTCACGCGTTTTattcccaaataaaaaaaaatattttgtgtatatattaatgtaggtaaaataataataagtatttcatTTGGCAcaacacaaaatttaataacaataattttatttattcttattcaGTTACAAACAGCACAAGTcttttaatacaaacatattgtTACTTAATAGTTACCTATATACTCTCGTTAAAGAGGACGTtcttaatacaatatataatcaAGGATTCGaagaaaaattaaacttattttttattattttgaacagatgttcaaaataataaaaaataagtaagctAAGTTAGCTGGTTCACAATAAAAGCCATCTGGCTTTTATTGTGAACCAGCTAACTTGCACTACAATTTTGCGGCGTAGAAAgtagtataattatattatcaaatacaGATTTTTATCTTCGTGTGCCTCCCTAGAGCGCTCTATGTGTAACGAACTAGTAAACTGCATCACCATCttctacatttataatattattaggtttaaaaataaataaataagtatttcccCCATAGAGTTTGCTAGCGTCCACTAAGCTGGTGTTGTCTTAAATCTAATTTAGACGGAGCAATTATTGCTATCAATAATCACCCGGAGAATATTGCATCATACTGCACAGACACATGCGAGAACTAAAAAAACTCGTGTgcgattgtcatacaaaaaccACCCGAGGAActttttaaacaatacttttatacGATTATTGTTAGTAATAGTTGATCCGTCTAATTAGGCTTCAGcattttagataataaataaataaatagaatgtcTTAAtaactagtatattataatgctCAATGTACGGTTGTacctataaaatttttattattccagGAATCGATCAATTTTGGACCGATGACTACAAGGTGTTCGACCAAATCTACGGGAAGACGTCAGACAAAGACATCTATGGAGACTCCCTGCCGCCGAGCATCACGTTCCCTGGCCTGCAGGAACAGGTGACagacaaaaaagaaacatacaACCTCGACTACGACAAAGACTTGTACACACTCGAAAGCATCCACCACGACTACTCAAGTAAAAGTAAAACGAAAAAGAAACCTGCATCGTCATACAACTTTATTAGCTACAATGACTTTAAGCCGATAAGTCAGGAGAATGACCCGgaaacatacaattatttgaaacacttagaagattttgataaagaaaagaaatctAACCAGCCGACGTACGGTGGTTTTAAACCTTTTACTAACCTTGGAGACCCTGAAGATACGGAAGGTTATAAAAGCATTCAAGACATTTTAGATGCGCATGAAACAAAAAAAGGGAAGAAAGGAAATGATGTGAAATACTTGACATACGGAAGGGATAAAAAGAAGAAACCCTCAAGATACCGAAATGTAGCTTACAGTAGCAAACTATGCGTGTCTGGAAGATGCAGGAAGAGGAATAATGTACGTGTGACGCGACCGTATGTGCGAAGAATAAAACATAGGACTTATGGataaacattgttattttaacCTTTTTGATTTCTGTACAATTTTCAATGCGAATCTTCTCATTGCTAATAATACTCctgaatgaaattaaataagaaaattaagaaTATGTATTACAGAATAATTGAGTTTTAAAATACTACGTCAGTAGGAAGGGTATTTCCTTTGTCGCTATACgtaagattttttgtttatgataatTAGTCGactatttatttcaattgtaagaacgattatttattattgaccaTTGAATGTATGGCAGTCATGTCCATCTttgctttaaaaaaactaaGCACTTACAATGTATAATGAATAAGTACCTGTTTGATTTacgtttagttattttttttataacttttgataAGTAAGTATTGCAGAGGTAACATACGCCgctgagtaattttaatttattgtgaataaattatacttataataagcatacattttgttttactttaattatacgTACACGgacaattgtttttaaaataaataacatacaataatttaaagactattatgttttattcccaataagttattttggacgttaaaattaataatacgcACGCAAATCactcagtttttttatatagtctGGTGGACTAGATCTAGTGTATAATTTGTTGCTAAAGCGTCATTTAGACGGGTCAGTTATTACTAGCAATAAGCGTACGCAATTATTGCTTTATAAAACTTACTCGTCTTAAGAGCATAACGTCAAGTTAATTCTCGCCCGCGAGTTTtgacagaaattaaaaaaacgatTACAACTGCGCATGACTATTGTAATCATTGCTCTGTATAAAGAGAGTTTagctttataaatagttttttgtcagTTCCTGTATCGGATGGGGCTATggcttcaataaaaaatattttgatatcattaAAAGTGATAAGGCACGGGTAAAAGCAAACGTACGGAGCGGCaaagtcgtgaaataacgaccaaaccccttaaataaagataaaaaagatgCTGTAGGGTAATAAAGGAATGTCCTAAGATTATAATCAAAggcaaaaatatcaaaaagccaacatcacgcggtgttcccaggcggtcacccatccaagtactgaccgcgcccgacgttgcttgacttcggtgatcggacgagaaccggtgttttcaacgtggtatggacgttggcgaatgCCTTGTTCTACCAACCGATCTCTATGTATAATATTACGTCATAAAACAaggcaaaggtaaaaatatcaaaaagccaacatcacgcggtgttcccaggcggtcacccatccaagtactgaccgcgcccgacgttgcttgacttcggtgatcggacgagaaccggtgttttcaacgtggtatggacgttggcgaatgCCTTGCTCTACCAACCGATCTCTATGTATAATATTACGTCATAAAACAaggcaaaggtaaaaatatcaaagagccaacatcacgcggtgttcccaggcggcacccatccaagtactgaccgcgcccgacgttgcttgacttcggtgatcggacgagaaccggtgttttcaacgtggtatggacgttggcgaatgCCTTGCTCTACCAACCGATCTCTATGTATAATATTACGTCATAAAACAaggcaaaggtaaaaatatcaaaagccaacatcacgcggtgttcccaggcggtcacccatccaagtactgaccgcgcccgacgttgcttgacttcggtgatcggacgagaaccggtgttttcaacgtggtatggacgttggcgaatgCCTTGCTCTACCAACCGATCTGTACGTATAATTTTACGTCGTAACGTGaggcaaaggtaaaaatatcaaaaagccaacatcacgcggtgttcccaggcggtcacccatccaagtactgaccgcgcccgacgttgcttgacttcggtgatcggacgagaaccggtgttttcaacgtggtatggacgttggcgaatgCCTTGCTCTACCAACCGATCTGTACGTATAATTTTACGTCGTAACGTGaggcaaaggtaaaaatatcaaacagccaacatcacgcggtgttcccaggcggtcacccatccaagtactgaccgcgcccgacgttgcttgacttcggtgatcggacgagaaccggtgtattcaacgtggtatggacgttggcgaatgCCTTGCTCTACCAACCGATCTCTATGTATAATATTACGTCATAAAACAaggcaaaggtaaaaatatcaaaaagccaacatcacgcggtgttcccaggcggtcacccatccaagtactgaccgcgcccgacgttgcttgacttcggtgatcggacgagaaccggtgttttcaacgtggtatggacgttggcgaatgCCTTGCTCTACCAACCGATCTCTATGTATAATATTACGTCATAAAACAaggcaaaggtaaaaatatcaaaaagccaacatcacgcggtgttcccaggcggtcacccatccaagtactgaccgcgcccgacgttgcttgacttcggtgatcggacgagaaccggtgtattcaacgtggtatggacgttggcgaatgCCTTGCTCTACCGACCgttctaaataataattctcCGCGGAAGGAGTACGGGTCTAGATATAAcgcaatattttattctcagtttaattatatattatgtgatatgtaatctatatctatactattatataaagctgaagagtttgtttgtttgtttgtttgtttgtttgtttgtttgtttgtttgtttgaacgcgctaatctcaggaactaccagtccaaactgaaaaattatttttgcgttggatagccctttgttcatggagtgctataggctatatatcatcacgctatacccaataggagcggagcagtaatggctaatcacaggaactaccggtcaaaactgaaaaattcttttgcgttggatagccctttattcgtggattgctataggctatatatcatcacgctatacccaataggagcggagcagtaatggctaatctctggaactaccagtccaaactgaaaaaatcttttgcgttgaatagccctttattcgtggattgctataggctatatatcatcacgctatacgcaataggagcggagcagtaatggctaatctcaggaactaccggtccaaactgaaaaattcttttgcgttggatagccctttgttcgtggagtgctctaagttatatatcatctcgctatgaccaataggagcggagcagtaatggctaatctcaggaactaccagtttgaactgaaaaattcgt harbors:
- the LOC115441218 gene encoding uncharacterized protein LOC115441218, yielding MDEANLSAPYENPDIPESAASFTERPNTCPLCNSTVKLFYINFTEKIFMCENTDCEYPFGHEDIKFYKYGQDLQIADDVSSNKSRNTASVAASTISSSAWADIEQMNKIYESEECQFDTKATESKEKNIKTKLEKEIEAQLSKNVANIKELTKELSETAAEKGHCIKNEKWLKNLMNKQTSGMKLLRQGEITKLKKTELALGATELKIDIDPSKNNVSSITINLTNQ
- the LOC115441203 gene encoding uncharacterized protein LOC115441203 — translated: MHWLIICILVTYISGGGGVTKASGIDQFWTDDYKVFDQIYGKTSDKDIYGDSLPPSITFPGLQEQVTDKKETYNLDYDKDLYTLESIHHDYSSKSKTKKKPASSYNFISYNDFKPISQENDPETYNYLKHLEDFDKEKKSNQPTYGGFKPFTNLGDPEDTEGYKSIQDILDAHETKKGKKGNDVKYLTYGRDKKKKPSRYRNVAYSSKLCVSGRCRKRNNVRVTRPYVRRIKHRTYG